A window from Enterocloster bolteae encodes these proteins:
- a CDS encoding CdaR family transcriptional regulator: MELTGQALRLSRQGAQAIVEEVGAIVGQHINMMDPEGYVIASTDPERIGTLHEGARKIIREHLDELYVRDEEATLTSRPGLNLPVYQAGSIAGVIGITGRYEDVAGYGQIVKKMVEILIRENAEQDERRMGQRVLNRFLEDWVLGSGLLQPRILEERGFALGIDISVPRRVMVSGVRNFQEYASTASGQKLLEQAEGEAASLAGAGCLVFRNAGRQIFLVQGASDRHMEQLAGRIRSCVKKKFGIGLVMGIGGRARDIHVAYGQANKAWRSASMSKRDVMTYDSVTLELFTEDVAESVKAEYLRKVFKNCGYEELCQWMGLLEAYFSAEGSLKAASDAMHIHKNTLTYKLRKLEELTGYDVRVLSQSAVFYMAMVFFRDVKEMMQD, encoded by the coding sequence ATGGAACTGACAGGTCAGGCGCTGAGGCTTTCGCGGCAGGGAGCCCAGGCCATTGTGGAGGAAGTGGGGGCCATTGTGGGCCAGCATATCAATATGATGGACCCGGAAGGCTATGTCATAGCCAGTACGGACCCGGAGCGTATCGGTACGCTGCATGAGGGGGCCAGGAAAATCATCAGGGAGCATCTGGATGAGCTGTATGTGAGGGATGAGGAAGCGACGCTTACCTCACGCCCGGGGCTGAACCTGCCTGTGTACCAGGCTGGAAGTATTGCCGGCGTAATCGGTATTACGGGACGGTATGAAGATGTGGCTGGCTATGGCCAGATTGTGAAGAAGATGGTGGAAATACTGATTCGCGAAAATGCGGAACAGGATGAACGCCGTATGGGACAGCGGGTGCTGAATCGGTTTCTGGAGGACTGGGTCCTTGGAAGCGGACTCCTTCAGCCCAGAATACTGGAGGAGAGAGGCTTTGCGCTGGGAATCGACATTTCGGTTCCCAGAAGGGTCATGGTGTCCGGCGTCAGGAACTTCCAGGAATATGCATCCACTGCTTCGGGCCAGAAACTGCTGGAACAGGCAGAAGGGGAAGCTGCTTCTTTAGCAGGAGCGGGATGTCTGGTGTTTCGTAATGCCGGCCGGCAGATTTTTCTGGTTCAGGGTGCGTCCGACCGCCATATGGAACAGCTGGCCGGACGCATCCGCTCCTGCGTGAAAAAGAAATTCGGCATAGGGCTGGTCATGGGAATCGGCGGCAGGGCCAGGGACATCCATGTGGCATATGGACAGGCCAACAAGGCATGGCGCTCTGCCAGCATGTCTAAACGGGACGTCATGACGTATGACAGCGTTACCCTGGAGCTGTTTACGGAGGATGTGGCTGAAAGCGTGAAGGCGGAGTACCTGCGCAAGGTCTTTAAGAACTGCGGTTATGAGGAGCTTTGTCAGTGGATGGGATTGCTGGAGGCATATTTCAGTGCGGAAGGTTCTCTGAAGGCTGCCTCGGATGCCATGCACATCCATAAAAATACATTGACCTATAAGCTCAGGAAGCTGGAGGAGCTGACGGGATATGACGTGCGTGTACTGAGCCAGTCGGCAGTGTTTTACATGGCTATGGTGTTTTTCCGGGATGTGAAGGAAATGATGCAGGATTAG
- a CDS encoding 2-keto-3-deoxygluconate permease, producing MRILATMKRFPAGVMVIPLLLGCAMNTFFPNALTIGGFTSGLFKNGVPTLIGLFLFCSGATIDVKMAGSTVWKGVVLTALKFFIGFGLGLLLNALFGEAGFLGLAPLAVIGAVTNSNGVIYATLAGEFGDETDVGATSILALNDGPFFTMIALGASGMGNFPITDIIASIIPMVIGFIIGNLDHEWRKILATGMILLPPFNGFALGAGMNFNNILRAGISGIVLGLLTVLATGLLTFFLYSALRRKADPMGAAIGTTAGVATTTPTAVAMADPSFQPQVETATAQTAAAVVITAVLCPLLVSWLSKVSRKWNEAHGIAADIPVPEQEGCETQPAATADLD from the coding sequence ATGAGGATATTAGCGACAATGAAGCGTTTTCCGGCAGGAGTGATGGTGATTCCCCTGCTCCTTGGATGTGCAATGAATACCTTTTTCCCCAACGCCCTCACCATCGGAGGTTTTACCTCAGGCCTGTTCAAGAACGGGGTCCCCACCCTGATTGGCCTGTTTCTGTTCTGCAGCGGCGCCACCATTGATGTAAAGATGGCCGGCAGCACGGTATGGAAAGGCGTTGTCCTCACCGCCCTTAAGTTCTTTATCGGTTTCGGCCTGGGGCTTCTGCTCAATGCACTGTTCGGCGAAGCAGGGTTCCTGGGACTGGCGCCCCTGGCTGTCATCGGAGCCGTAACCAATTCCAACGGCGTCATCTATGCCACCCTGGCAGGCGAATTTGGTGATGAAACAGATGTGGGAGCCACCTCTATCCTTGCCCTCAATGACGGGCCCTTTTTTACCATGATTGCATTGGGCGCCTCCGGCATGGGCAACTTCCCCATAACAGATATCATTGCCAGCATCATCCCCATGGTTATCGGGTTCATCATCGGCAATCTGGACCATGAGTGGAGAAAAATTCTGGCCACCGGCATGATTCTTCTCCCGCCCTTTAACGGCTTTGCCCTGGGTGCCGGCATGAACTTCAACAATATCCTGAGAGCGGGTATTTCCGGTATTGTGCTGGGCCTTCTTACCGTGCTGGCCACCGGACTTCTTACCTTTTTCCTCTACAGCGCCCTCCGCAGAAAGGCGGATCCCATGGGCGCTGCCATCGGAACCACGGCCGGGGTGGCCACCACCACGCCCACTGCCGTAGCCATGGCCGATCCTTCCTTCCAGCCTCAGGTGGAAACAGCCACTGCCCAGACAGCTGCCGCCGTGGTAATCACAGCCGTGCTTTGCCCGCTGCTGGTATCCTGGCTGTCCAAGGTATCCCGCAAATGGAATGAAGCTCACGGCATAGCGGCAGACATTCCTGTCCCTGAACAGGAGGGCTGCGAAACCCAGCCAGCGGCAACTGCTGATTTAGACTAA
- the glyA gene encoding serine hydroxymethyltransferase: MVNEVMDFITGYDKEVGEAIQAECARQRRNLELIASENIVSEPVMMAMGTVLTNKYAEGYSGKRYYGGCQCVDVVETLAIERAKKLFGCDYANVQPHSGAQANMAVFVAMLKAGDTVMGMNLDHGGHLTHGSPVNFSGLYFNIVPYGVNDQGFIDYDELERIAKEARPKLIIAGASAYARTIDFKRFREIADEVGAYLMVDMAHIAGLVAAGEHPSPIPYADVVTTTTHKTLRGPRGGMILANKEAAEKFNFNKAIFPGTQGGPLEHVIAGKAVCFAEALKPEFKAYQHQVAANAKALAQALKDEGFKLLTDGTDNHLMLVDLRGMEVSGKELQNRCDEVYITLNKNTVPNDPRSPFVTSGVRIGTPAITTRGLKEEDMPKIARCIWLAATDFENKADYIRSEVTKLCERYPIYQ, encoded by the coding sequence ATGGTTAATGAAGTAATGGATTTTATTACCGGATATGACAAGGAAGTGGGCGAGGCCATTCAGGCGGAATGCGCGCGCCAGAGACGCAACCTGGAACTAATCGCATCAGAGAATATCGTGTCTGAGCCTGTCATGATGGCTATGGGGACAGTTCTCACCAATAAGTATGCGGAAGGATATTCGGGAAAACGTTATTACGGAGGATGCCAGTGCGTGGATGTGGTGGAAACACTTGCCATTGAGCGGGCTAAGAAGCTGTTTGGCTGTGATTATGCCAATGTGCAGCCTCATTCAGGAGCCCAGGCCAATATGGCGGTGTTTGTTGCCATGCTGAAAGCAGGGGACACGGTCATGGGCATGAACCTGGACCATGGCGGCCACCTGACCCACGGAAGTCCTGTGAATTTTTCCGGTCTTTACTTTAATATCGTACCTTATGGAGTCAATGACCAGGGGTTCATCGACTACGATGAGCTGGAGCGGATTGCAAAGGAAGCCAGGCCAAAGCTTATCATAGCAGGGGCCAGCGCCTATGCCCGGACCATTGATTTCAAGCGGTTTCGTGAAATCGCTGACGAAGTTGGCGCTTATCTCATGGTTGATATGGCCCATATCGCCGGCCTGGTGGCAGCGGGCGAACACCCCAGTCCCATTCCTTATGCAGATGTGGTGACCACCACCACCCACAAGACATTGAGAGGCCCAAGGGGCGGTATGATTCTGGCAAATAAGGAGGCGGCTGAGAAATTTAATTTCAACAAGGCCATTTTCCCGGGAACCCAGGGCGGTCCGCTGGAGCATGTGATTGCGGGAAAGGCAGTGTGCTTCGCAGAGGCATTAAAGCCTGAATTCAAGGCATACCAGCACCAGGTGGCAGCCAATGCAAAGGCTCTTGCCCAGGCCCTTAAAGATGAGGGATTCAAGCTCCTTACGGACGGCACGGACAACCATCTGATGCTGGTTGACCTGCGCGGCATGGAGGTGTCGGGCAAGGAACTGCAGAACCGCTGTGATGAGGTTTATATCACCCTGAACAAGAACACGGTTCCCAATGACCCCAGAAGCCCCTTTGTCACTTCAGGCGTGCGCATCGGGACACCGGCCATTACCACCAGGGGCCTTAAGGAAGAGGACATGCCCAAGATTGCCCGGTGCATTTGGCTGGCTGCCACGGATTTTGAGAATAAAGCGGATTATATCAGGAGCGAGGTGACAAAGCTCTGTGAGAGATACCCCATTTATCAGTAA
- the brnQ gene encoding branched-chain amino acid transport system II carrier protein has protein sequence MKQKLSKQNLLLVGFTLFSMFFGAGNLIFPPFLGAQAGVMTWKAMSGFLLSAVGLPVLGVAAVALSGGISKLAGRVHPAFAFLFTLLIYLSIGPCLAIPRTSSTSFEMTVFPVLEQMGVSLNSTVSGTGFTVQTMAQFGYSVVFFTAAMAVAFRPEKLTDRLGKILCPTLLVLISVIFIGCLVWPMGHYGDPGSVYKSGPAVAGFLEGYQTMDTIAALNFGIIIAINIRAKGVEQEGAIVRETIKAGIIAGILLALIYAALAHIGAPAGAAARGMDNGARILTYVAGNLFGNAGMMILGLIFLIACFNTCVGLLSCCSQYFNSIIPVIGYRVWVFLFALISLIISSAGLNKILAVSVPVLNAIYPIAIVLIVLAFLGPLTKRWPAMYPAAILFTGAVSVVYALEQSKFVIPFLTQATTFLPGYGAGLGWIVPAFAGMAAGIIYSSVMGDQEE, from the coding sequence ATGAAGCAGAAATTGTCGAAGCAGAATCTTCTGCTTGTTGGATTCACTTTATTTTCCATGTTTTTTGGTGCGGGAAACTTGATTTTCCCGCCTTTTCTTGGCGCTCAGGCAGGGGTGATGACCTGGAAGGCTATGTCAGGTTTTCTGCTCAGCGCGGTGGGACTTCCGGTTCTGGGAGTAGCTGCGGTTGCCCTCTCAGGCGGCATCAGCAAGCTGGCAGGCAGGGTGCACCCTGCCTTTGCATTTCTGTTTACCCTTCTTATCTATCTCTCCATAGGCCCGTGCCTGGCCATTCCCAGGACCTCCAGCACTTCCTTTGAGATGACGGTGTTCCCGGTTCTTGAGCAGATGGGCGTTTCCCTGAACAGTACAGTTAGTGGGACTGGCTTTACGGTCCAGACCATGGCGCAGTTCGGGTATTCGGTGGTGTTTTTTACGGCTGCCATGGCAGTGGCATTCAGGCCGGAGAAGCTGACGGACAGACTGGGAAAGATACTGTGTCCCACCTTGCTGGTGCTTATCAGCGTTATTTTTATTGGATGCCTGGTGTGGCCCATGGGGCATTACGGAGATCCGGGGTCTGTCTATAAGTCAGGCCCGGCTGTGGCAGGTTTCCTGGAAGGATATCAGACCATGGATACCATTGCGGCCCTGAATTTTGGAATTATCATTGCTATCAATATTCGGGCCAAGGGAGTGGAGCAGGAGGGTGCGATCGTCAGGGAAACCATCAAGGCGGGAATTATAGCAGGCATTTTGCTGGCCCTTATTTATGCGGCCCTGGCCCACATCGGTGCGCCTGCGGGAGCTGCGGCCCGCGGCATGGACAATGGGGCAAGGATACTCACCTACGTTGCGGGAAACCTATTTGGAAATGCCGGTATGATGATACTGGGGCTTATTTTCCTGATTGCCTGCTTTAATACATGTGTTGGGCTTCTCAGCTGCTGCAGCCAGTATTTCAATTCTATCATACCTGTAATCGGCTACAGAGTCTGGGTGTTTTTGTTTGCCCTGATCAGCCTGATTATATCCAGCGCAGGCCTTAATAAGATACTGGCCGTGTCAGTGCCGGTTCTGAACGCCATTTATCCAATCGCCATTGTGCTGATTGTACTGGCGTTTTTAGGGCCGCTGACAAAGAGGTGGCCGGCCATGTATCCCGCTGCTATCCTGTTTACAGGCGCGGTCAGTGTGGTATATGCTCTGGAACAGAGTAAATTCGTGATTCCCTTCCTCACACAGGCAACTACGTTCCTGCCTGGATACGGGGCGGGATTGGGGTGGATTGTTCCGGCATTTGCGGGGATGGCGGCCGGTATCATTTACTCCTCGGTCATGGGGGACCAGGAAGAATAG
- the recJ gene encoding single-stranded-DNA-specific exonuclease RecJ: MTEARWMLYAKKADFDRIAEQYHISPVTARIIRNRGLEDMEDIGRYLYGSVEQLHDPHLLPDMDRAVEILGEKAAEGRRIRIVGDYDIDGVCSTYLLYRALKRIGAEVDYEIPDRIKDGYGINELIIEAAAEDGIDTILTCDNGIAAISQIARAKELGMTVVVTDHHDILTEAGETPEGREILPPADAVVNPKRRDSLYPFPDICGGMVAYKLVQVLYEVHRVPREEWLSLLEIAAIATVGDVMKLQGENRILVKEGLSRLGHTSNLGLRKLIEKNNLQAGTITAYHIGFVIGPCLNASGRLQTAKIALGLLLCEDEGEADRMAEELKALNDQRKDMTQEGIEQAAAMVDELYREDKVLVVFLPDCHESLAGIVAGRLRERYNKPSYVLTRAEGCVKGSGRSIEAYHMFQSLVEVQDLLLKFGGHPMAAGFSLEEKDVDEFRRRLNENARERLTEEDFIPKVWIDVAMPFEYITEPFIEELELLEPYGQGNEKPQFAQKGLFVRSARVMGRNRNVVRISLVNDRGTAMDGVIFTDGDLFMEEKGDCRVMDIIYYPGINEYNGNRNLQIVVKNWKFH, translated from the coding sequence ATGACAGAAGCAAGATGGATGTTATACGCCAAGAAGGCAGATTTTGATAGAATTGCGGAACAATACCATATCAGCCCGGTTACGGCCAGAATCATACGCAACCGCGGTCTGGAGGATATGGAGGATATAGGACGGTATCTCTACGGCTCTGTGGAGCAGCTTCACGATCCCCACCTGCTGCCGGACATGGACCGGGCAGTGGAGATACTGGGAGAGAAGGCGGCTGAAGGCAGGCGTATACGGATTGTGGGGGACTACGATATAGACGGTGTGTGCTCCACGTATCTGCTCTACCGTGCGTTAAAGAGGATTGGCGCTGAGGTGGATTATGAGATTCCGGACCGTATTAAGGACGGATATGGCATCAATGAGTTGATTATAGAGGCAGCGGCAGAGGACGGCATTGACACCATCCTTACCTGCGACAATGGTATTGCCGCTATCAGCCAGATAGCAAGGGCGAAGGAGCTGGGCATGACCGTGGTCGTGACGGACCATCACGACATACTGACTGAGGCCGGGGAGACGCCGGAGGGCAGGGAGATACTGCCGCCTGCGGACGCTGTGGTCAATCCCAAGCGCAGGGACAGCCTGTATCCGTTTCCCGATATATGCGGAGGCATGGTGGCCTATAAGCTGGTGCAGGTGCTCTATGAGGTCCATAGGGTTCCACGGGAGGAATGGCTCAGCCTGCTGGAAATCGCAGCCATTGCAACGGTGGGGGATGTGATGAAGCTTCAGGGAGAGAACCGCATCCTTGTAAAGGAAGGGCTTTCCAGACTGGGACATACGTCTAATCTGGGACTTCGGAAACTGATAGAGAAAAATAATCTTCAGGCCGGAACCATCACAGCCTATCATATCGGCTTTGTTATTGGGCCTTGCCTCAATGCCAGCGGACGGCTCCAGACAGCCAAAATAGCCCTTGGGCTCCTTCTGTGTGAGGATGAGGGTGAGGCGGACAGGATGGCAGAGGAATTAAAGGCTCTCAATGACCAGCGCAAGGACATGACCCAGGAGGGGATTGAACAGGCGGCAGCCATGGTGGATGAGCTGTACCGGGAGGATAAGGTGCTGGTGGTGTTTCTGCCGGACTGCCACGAATCCCTGGCCGGCATTGTGGCAGGACGGCTCAGGGAGCGGTACAATAAGCCCTCCTATGTGCTTACACGGGCTGAGGGCTGCGTCAAGGGGTCGGGACGTTCCATAGAGGCATATCATATGTTCCAGTCCCTGGTGGAGGTGCAGGACCTTCTGCTGAAGTTTGGGGGCCATCCCATGGCGGCCGGATTTTCTCTGGAGGAAAAGGATGTGGACGAATTCCGGCGCCGTCTCAATGAAAATGCACGGGAGCGGCTGACCGAAGAAGATTTCATACCCAAGGTGTGGATCGATGTGGCCATGCCCTTTGAATACATAACAGAGCCGTTCATAGAGGAATTGGAGCTGCTGGAACCATATGGACAGGGAAATGAAAAGCCCCAGTTTGCCCAGAAGGGACTGTTTGTACGCAGCGCCAGAGTCATGGGGCGTAATCGGAATGTGGTGCGCATAAGCCTTGTAAATGACAGGGGAACAGCCATGGACGGCGTGATTTTTACGGATGGGGATTTGTTCATGGAGGAAAAGGGTGATTGCCGTGTTATGGATATTATCTACTATCCGGGTATAAATGAGTATAACGGAAACAGGAATCTGCAGATTGTGGTAAAGAATTGGAAGTTTCATTAG
- a CDS encoding glycerate kinase — protein sequence MKFLFASDSFKGTLSSERITQLLEAAAEQTFPGCETAGVPVADGGEGTIDAVISALNGTYRRLTVHGPLMEEAQSFYGEFEGDSAIIEMAAASGLPMVPADRRNPLNTTTYGTGELIKDALDRGYRKISIAIGGSATNDGGMGAMRALGVRFLDDQGNELEGRGRDLTRVADIDVSRIHPAVSQSRFTVMCDVTNPLTGPDGATYTFGKQKGGTPEILDVLEGGMIRYAALLKEKLGVDVDKIPGAGAAGGLGAAFCVFLKANLKSGIDTVLDLVHFDSLLEGVDLVITGEGRMDWQSAFGKVPSGIGKRCRERGIPVAAIVGGMGDKAETIFDYGIDSIITTINGAMDIEEALKRAEELYISAADRTFRMLKAGMSLGRK from the coding sequence ATGAAATTTTTATTTGCATCAGATTCATTTAAGGGGACCCTGTCGTCAGAGCGCATCACACAGCTTCTGGAGGCGGCTGCGGAGCAGACATTTCCTGGCTGTGAGACAGCTGGCGTGCCTGTGGCTGACGGCGGGGAGGGAACCATTGACGCGGTGATTTCGGCGCTGAACGGCACATACCGCAGACTGACGGTCCATGGACCTCTGATGGAGGAGGCACAGTCTTTTTACGGGGAATTTGAAGGGGACTCCGCCATCATTGAGATGGCAGCTGCTTCCGGGCTTCCCATGGTGCCGGCGGACAGGCGCAATCCTCTGAACACCACCACCTATGGCACAGGAGAATTGATAAAGGATGCCCTGGACCGGGGATACCGGAAGATTTCAATAGCCATTGGAGGCAGCGCTACCAATGACGGAGGTATGGGGGCCATGCGTGCTCTGGGTGTAAGATTCCTGGATGACCAGGGAAATGAGCTGGAGGGCAGAGGCCGGGATTTAACCAGGGTGGCTGATATTGACGTGAGCCGGATTCACCCTGCGGTGTCACAGTCCCGGTTCACTGTCATGTGCGATGTGACCAATCCCCTTACAGGACCGGATGGAGCGACCTATACATTTGGAAAGCAGAAGGGCGGCACACCGGAAATTCTGGACGTGTTAGAGGGCGGAATGATTCGTTATGCGGCCTTGTTGAAGGAAAAGCTGGGCGTGGATGTGGATAAGATTCCCGGAGCAGGAGCTGCCGGTGGATTAGGGGCGGCATTCTGCGTGTTCCTGAAGGCCAATCTTAAATCAGGTATTGACACGGTGCTGGATTTGGTTCATTTTGACAGCCTCCTGGAGGGGGTGGACCTGGTAATTACCGGAGAGGGAAGAATGGACTGGCAGTCTGCTTTTGGAAAGGTGCCCAGCGGAATCGGAAAGCGCTGCAGGGAGAGAGGCATCCCGGTGGCAGCGATTGTGGGAGGTATGGGCGACAAGGCTGAGACGATATTTGATTACGGCATTGACAGTATTATAACCACGATAAATGGCGCCATGGATATCGAGGAGGCCCTTAAGCGGGCTGAAGAGCTGTATATCAGTGCCGCGGACCGTACATTCAGGATGCTGAAGGCCGGAATGAGCCTGGGCCGGAAATAG
- a CDS encoding amidohydrolase family protein, protein MKRTILNAGMILCGEQLTPLENGSLIIEDGIIREILPRKAREALYLEDAKEISLPHMTLMPGMIECHNHLCIDAALPEHLELLAWSNECQLTLLALKGLKEDLMSGVTTARCMGDKFYIDVTLKKLIEDKKVDGPRLLAAGIGMKGSHGAGHIGMPHCGAGEIRHTCRENLKKGADLLKLFITPGVPDPASTFVPSFLSLEEISAAVSEGARLGIPTAAHCIGGQGLKDCIDGGVDVIEHMYMASEQDVERLAASRCVVDLTSGIFLDPSREEFLSPANALKVRLNRSRVRENVARIIKARLPFVLGTDAYHGFLYREVGYAVELGADPVTAIQGVTSRAARVCRLEDRIGKLENGMEADIIAVEGNPLEDVSRLSQVGLVMKGGVVYRQP, encoded by the coding sequence ATGAAGCGAACCATATTAAATGCAGGAATGATTTTGTGCGGGGAACAGCTTACTCCTTTGGAGAACGGCTCCCTTATCATCGAAGACGGGATAATCCGGGAAATCCTGCCCCGGAAAGCCAGGGAGGCCTTGTACTTGGAAGATGCAAAAGAAATCAGCCTTCCGCACATGACCCTGATGCCGGGCATGATAGAGTGCCACAACCACCTGTGCATTGATGCAGCCCTTCCGGAACATCTGGAGCTGCTGGCCTGGAGCAACGAATGCCAGCTGACCCTGCTGGCATTAAAGGGACTTAAGGAAGACCTGATGAGCGGTGTAACCACAGCCCGGTGCATGGGGGATAAATTCTATATAGACGTGACCCTGAAGAAACTGATTGAGGACAAAAAAGTGGACGGCCCCCGTCTCCTGGCCGCAGGCATCGGCATGAAGGGAAGCCACGGAGCAGGCCACATCGGAATGCCCCACTGCGGAGCCGGAGAAATCCGCCATACCTGCCGCGAGAACCTGAAAAAAGGCGCAGACCTGCTGAAACTCTTCATAACCCCTGGTGTTCCGGATCCCGCCAGCACCTTTGTGCCCAGCTTCCTCAGCCTGGAAGAAATCTCCGCTGCGGTCAGCGAAGGCGCTCGCCTGGGCATCCCCACTGCTGCCCACTGTATTGGCGGCCAGGGCCTGAAAGACTGCATTGACGGCGGGGTGGATGTGATTGAGCACATGTATATGGCTTCGGAACAGGACGTGGAGCGTCTGGCCGCTTCCCGCTGTGTGGTGGATCTGACCTCCGGCATTTTCTTAGACCCCAGCCGGGAGGAATTCCTCTCGCCCGCCAATGCCCTGAAGGTTAGGCTGAACCGCAGCCGGGTCCGCGAAAATGTGGCCCGCATCATCAAGGCCCGTCTCCCCTTTGTCCTGGGAACAGATGCTTATCACGGCTTTCTGTACCGGGAGGTGGGATATGCCGTGGAGCTGGGAGCCGACCCCGTAACCGCCATCCAGGGCGTCACCTCCCGCGCGGCCAGGGTCTGCCGCCTGGAAGACAGAATCGGAAAGCTGGAAAACGGTATGGAAGCAGATATCATTGCCGTGGAGGGAAACCCGCTGGAGGATGTGTCCCGTCTTTCACAGGTAGGACTGGTGATGAAGGGCGGAGTGGTGTATAGACAGCCTTAG